Proteins encoded by one window of Prevotella nigrescens:
- a CDS encoding chromate transporter, translated as MSDNKNKELNNASLSSSASNGRGGLAIYWNAFKTFFKIGAFTLGGGYAMISIIENEVVDKQRWIGKEEFIDLIAIAQSCPGVFAVNISIFIGYKLRKTPGALCTSLGTALPSFLIILFIALFFHQFMDIAWVAAMFRGIRPAVVALIAVPTFTLAKNAKINLANCWIPIVTALLIAYLGVNPIYVLIAAAAGGYLYGKFIVPTE; from the coding sequence ATGTCAGACAACAAGAACAAAGAACTAAACAATGCAAGCCTGTCTTCTTCTGCCTCAAACGGAAGAGGCGGGCTTGCCATTTATTGGAATGCCTTCAAGACATTCTTCAAGATTGGTGCGTTCACACTGGGCGGCGGCTACGCCATGATTTCTATTATAGAGAACGAAGTGGTGGATAAGCAGAGGTGGATAGGCAAGGAAGAGTTCATCGACCTTATTGCGATTGCACAGAGTTGTCCCGGCGTGTTTGCAGTAAACATAAGTATTTTCATCGGATACAAGCTCCGAAAGACACCGGGAGCACTGTGCACGAGTCTGGGAACAGCGTTGCCATCGTTCCTTATCATTCTTTTCATCGCACTTTTCTTCCACCAGTTCATGGACATAGCGTGGGTGGCAGCCATGTTTCGTGGCATTCGCCCTGCCGTCGTCGCGCTCATTGCCGTGCCAACATTCACGCTTGCGAAAAACGCAAAGATTAATCTGGCGAACTGCTGGATACCGATTGTTACCGCATTGCTGATTGCCTACTTGGGCGTAAATCCCATCTACGTGCTCATCGCAGCGGCTGCAGGCGGATATTTGTATGGTAAATTCATTGTTCCAACCGAATAG
- the purL gene encoding phosphoribosylformylglycinamidine synthase — MILFFLASYDTVIATEIDHNPTKEEVEKLSWLYGDAKVMNDKELSGYYLGPRREMITPWSTNAVEITQNMGISGISRIEEYFPSQSMEANPDRMIFRNYDGLNQDIFTVDIQPAEIQFVDNLEKFNEEEGLALSPEEIEYLHKVEKQNNRPLTDSEVFGFAQINSEHCRHKIFGGEFIIDGKVMESSLFNLIKKTTKENPGKILSAYKDNVAFAEGPEIEQFAPKNQSTSDFFRVKNIESVISLKAETHNFPTTVEPFNGAATGTGGEIRDRMGGGVGSWPIAGTAVYMTAYPRLQDENGKTPALRDWEDILPVREWLYQTPQQILTKASNGASDFGNKFGQPLIAGSVLTFEHQENGEKYAYDKVVMLAGGVGYGAKRDCLKKTPQPGNKVVVVGGDNYRIGLGGGSVSSVDTGRYSSGIELNAIQRANPEMQKRAYNLVRALVEEDENPVVSIHDHGSAGHLNCLSELVEDCGGRIDMDKLPIGDKTLSAKEIIANESQERMGLLIDEKYLDHVRRIAERERAPMYVVGETTGDAHFSFVQKDGVKPFDLDVAQMFGHSPKTVMKDETVERKYANVTYDIAKIDDYVARVLQLEAVACKDWLTNKADRSVTGRVARQQCQGQVQLPLSDCGVVALDYRGYKGIATAIGHAPQAGLASPEAGSVLSVAESLTNIVWAPLANGMDSISLSANWMWPCRAQKGEDARLYNAVKALSDFCCAIGVNVPTGKDSLSLTQQYPNGEKIVSPGTVIVSSGAEVSNVRQVVSPVLVNDKNTRLYHIDFSFDEQRLGGSAFAQSLGKVGSDVPTVKEPRYFCDCFDAIQEMIRRGWILAGHDISAGGMITTLLEMTFANPEGGLNINLHDMQGDDIVRKLFAENPGVIIQVANEHNDEVRAFLEDNCIGFARIGYPNTKSRTLSIADGSWKHDFDIDALREAWYETSYLLDRKQTANGLAEKRHDNYKKQPIEMKFNESFTGKLQQYGLNPNRWKDNDTTTHLTRHKPKAAIIREKGTNGDREMAYSLYLAGFEVKDVMMTDLISGRETLEEVNMIVFCGGFSNSDVLGSAKGWAGAFLYNPKAKQALDNFYAREDTLSLGICNGCQLMVELNLINPEHKNRARLVHNDSHKFESAFLGLSIPKNESVMLGSLSGSKLGIWVAHGEGKFMLPEPEDRYNIVAKYNYAQYPGNPNGSNYNVAGICSDDGRHLAMMPHLERSVFPWQQAWYPIDRRNDEVTPWIEAFVNARRWVEERIK, encoded by the coding sequence ATGATTCTATTTTTCTTGGCTTCTTACGATACAGTAATTGCTACTGAAATCGACCATAATCCAACAAAGGAAGAGGTCGAAAAGTTGAGTTGGCTTTATGGCGACGCAAAGGTAATGAACGATAAAGAACTGTCGGGCTACTATCTTGGACCACGTCGCGAAATGATTACTCCTTGGAGTACAAATGCTGTTGAAATCACCCAAAATATGGGTATCAGTGGCATTTCTCGTATAGAAGAATATTTCCCTTCGCAGTCGATGGAAGCAAATCCGGACAGAATGATATTCCGTAACTACGATGGATTGAACCAAGACATCTTCACCGTGGATATTCAGCCAGCAGAAATACAGTTCGTTGACAATCTTGAGAAGTTCAACGAGGAGGAAGGATTGGCACTGTCGCCAGAGGAAATAGAATATTTACATAAGGTAGAGAAGCAGAACAACCGCCCACTGACCGACTCTGAGGTGTTTGGTTTTGCACAAATAAACTCGGAACACTGCCGCCACAAGATATTCGGTGGCGAATTCATCATCGACGGAAAGGTGATGGAAAGCAGTCTTTTCAACCTTATAAAGAAAACAACAAAGGAAAATCCAGGCAAGATTCTGTCTGCTTACAAAGACAATGTAGCCTTTGCAGAAGGCCCCGAAATAGAACAGTTCGCTCCGAAAAACCAAAGCACGTCCGACTTCTTCCGTGTGAAGAACATTGAGAGCGTTATCTCGCTGAAGGCTGAAACCCACAATTTCCCTACTACCGTAGAACCTTTCAACGGTGCTGCAACAGGCACAGGTGGCGAAATTCGCGACCGTATGGGCGGTGGTGTAGGCTCTTGGCCTATTGCAGGAACTGCAGTTTATATGACGGCTTATCCACGCTTGCAAGACGAAAATGGAAAGACGCCCGCCTTGCGTGACTGGGAAGACATTCTGCCAGTGCGCGAATGGCTCTATCAGACGCCTCAACAGATACTTACGAAAGCCTCTAACGGTGCAAGCGACTTTGGCAACAAGTTCGGACAACCGCTGATTGCAGGTTCTGTCTTGACTTTCGAGCACCAAGAAAACGGCGAAAAATATGCTTACGACAAGGTGGTTATGCTTGCTGGCGGTGTAGGTTACGGTGCGAAGCGCGACTGTTTGAAGAAAACGCCACAACCAGGAAACAAAGTCGTTGTTGTAGGTGGCGACAACTACCGCATCGGACTTGGTGGCGGTTCGGTGTCATCGGTAGATACTGGACGCTATTCAAGCGGAATCGAGTTGAATGCTATACAGCGTGCCAATCCCGAAATGCAGAAGCGCGCCTACAATCTTGTTCGTGCGTTGGTGGAAGAAGACGAAAACCCTGTTGTTTCTATTCACGACCACGGTTCGGCAGGACATTTGAACTGTTTGAGCGAGTTGGTAGAAGATTGTGGCGGCAGAATAGACATGGATAAGCTGCCTATCGGCGATAAAACGCTGAGTGCAAAGGAAATCATCGCCAACGAATCGCAAGAACGTATGGGCTTGCTGATAGACGAGAAGTATCTCGACCACGTGCGTCGCATCGCCGAACGCGAACGTGCACCGATGTATGTGGTAGGCGAAACAACGGGCGATGCGCACTTCTCGTTCGTTCAGAAAGATGGTGTAAAACCATTCGACCTTGATGTTGCGCAAATGTTCGGGCACTCACCGAAGACCGTAATGAAAGACGAAACGGTGGAACGCAAATATGCCAATGTTACTTACGACATTGCAAAGATTGATGATTACGTTGCACGTGTGTTGCAATTAGAAGCCGTAGCTTGCAAGGATTGGCTTACAAACAAAGCAGACCGATCGGTTACTGGACGTGTAGCACGCCAACAATGCCAAGGACAAGTGCAGTTGCCACTGTCTGATTGTGGTGTGGTAGCACTCGACTACCGTGGTTACAAGGGCATTGCCACCGCTATCGGACACGCTCCGCAAGCAGGCTTGGCATCGCCGGAAGCAGGCTCGGTGCTCTCTGTGGCTGAGTCGCTGACCAATATTGTATGGGCTCCGCTTGCCAACGGAATGGACAGCATCAGTCTTTCAGCAAACTGGATGTGGCCCTGCCGTGCTCAAAAGGGAGAAGACGCACGCCTTTACAATGCAGTGAAAGCCTTGTCGGATTTCTGCTGCGCCATTGGTGTGAACGTACCAACGGGTAAGGATTCGCTGTCGCTTACACAGCAATATCCTAACGGCGAGAAGATTGTTTCGCCGGGAACAGTCATCGTTTCAAGCGGTGCAGAGGTGAGCAACGTGCGCCAAGTGGTTTCGCCAGTATTGGTAAACGACAAGAATACACGCCTTTATCACATTGATTTCAGCTTCGACGAGCAGCGTCTGGGCGGTTCTGCCTTTGCACAAAGCCTGGGCAAGGTTGGTTCTGACGTTCCTACCGTGAAGGAGCCTCGCTACTTTTGCGATTGCTTCGATGCCATTCAAGAGATGATTCGCCGCGGTTGGATTCTTGCAGGACACGATATTTCGGCTGGTGGTATGATTACAACGCTGCTCGAAATGACTTTTGCAAATCCTGAAGGTGGTCTGAACATCAACTTGCACGATATGCAAGGCGACGACATTGTGCGCAAGTTGTTTGCCGAAAATCCAGGTGTCATCATTCAAGTTGCCAACGAACACAACGACGAAGTAAGGGCTTTCTTGGAAGACAATTGCATTGGTTTCGCACGCATTGGCTATCCAAACACCAAAAGCCGTACGCTTAGCATTGCCGATGGAAGTTGGAAACATGACTTCGACATCGATGCTTTGCGTGAAGCTTGGTACGAAACATCTTACTTGTTAGACCGTAAGCAGACTGCAAATGGGTTAGCCGAGAAACGACACGATAACTATAAGAAGCAACCAATAGAGATGAAGTTCAACGAAAGCTTCACAGGCAAGTTGCAGCAGTACGGTTTAAATCCAAATAGATGGAAGGACAACGACACAACAACGCATCTGACACGCCACAAACCAAAGGCTGCCATCATTCGGGAAAAAGGAACTAATGGCGACCGCGAAATGGCTTACAGCCTCTATCTTGCAGGTTTTGAGGTGAAAGATGTTATGATGACCGACCTCATTTCGGGTCGCGAGACACTTGAAGAAGTAAATATGATAGTGTTCTGCGGTGGGTTCTCCAACTCCGATGTGCTCGGTTCAGCAAAGGGTTGGGCAGGTGCTTTCCTCTATAATCCAAAGGCAAAACAAGCACTCGACAACTTCTATGCACGCGAAGACACTCTTTCTTTAGGCATCTGCAATGGCTGTCAGCTGATGGTAGAACTCAATCTTATCAATCCTGAACACAAGAATCGTGCCCGATTAGTACACAATGACAGCCATAAGTTCGAGAGTGCTTTCCTCGGATTAAGCATTCCTAAGAACGAAAGCGTTATGTTAGGGTCGCTTAGTGGCAGCAAACTTGGCATCTGGGTGGCACATGGAGAAGGCAAGTTTATGCTTCCTGAACCTGAAGATCGTTATAATATTGTTGCGAAATACAACTATGCGCAGTATCCGGGCAACCCGAACGGCTCCAATTACAATGTAGCTGGTATCTGCTCTGACGATGGTAGACACCTCGCAATGATGCCTCACCTCGAACGTTCTGTATTCCCTTGGCAACAAGCGTGGTACCCAATAGACCGTCGCAACGACGAAGTTACTCCGTGGATAGAGGCATTTGTCAATGCGCGCCGATGGGTTGAGGAACGAATAAAATAG
- a CDS encoding chromate transporter, producing the protein MIFLQLFYTFFIIGLFGFGGGYGMLSLIQTETVIRHHWLSSAEFTNIVAISQMTPGPIGINSATYCGYTAVHNAGFTGGMAVLGSVTATVALVLPSLILMLLISKMFLKYMKTPLVQSVFMGLRPVVVGLLAAATLLLCNAENFSSPNINLWQFCISLALFITTFVGTMWLKINPIRMICYAAVAGLLLLY; encoded by the coding sequence ATGATTTTTCTGCAACTCTTTTACACTTTCTTCATTATTGGACTGTTTGGTTTCGGTGGCGGTTACGGAATGCTTTCGCTTATCCAGACCGAGACGGTGATACGCCACCACTGGCTGTCTTCAGCAGAATTTACCAACATCGTGGCTATTTCGCAGATGACACCTGGTCCTATTGGCATAAATTCGGCTACCTATTGCGGCTACACGGCAGTGCACAATGCAGGCTTTACAGGCGGAATGGCAGTGTTAGGCAGTGTTACAGCCACAGTTGCATTGGTGCTGCCTTCGCTCATTCTGATGCTTCTCATCAGCAAGATGTTCCTGAAATATATGAAGACGCCCTTGGTTCAATCTGTCTTTATGGGGCTTCGTCCTGTGGTGGTTGGTCTGCTGGCTGCTGCAACCTTGTTGCTCTGCAATGCCGAAAACTTCTCGTCGCCCAATATAAACTTATGGCAATTCTGCATAAGTCTTGCCTTATTTATTACCACCTTTGTTGGCACGATGTGGCTGAAGATAAACCCTATCCGCATGATTTGCTATGCAGCAGTTGCCGGACTGCTGCTGCTTTATTAG
- a CDS encoding HU family DNA-binding protein — translation MDYSLNKRKMAIGAKKGSMMYVASPVCQKQRVSFDKLCEIMAEDSTVGQADIAAVFYKFRTVLNRLCSQGSIVDAGPLGSFRPTFTSKAVEKEEDFKPSTHITKTQVLFTPSPDFRTLHGVEFFKVPAQPKTKGKKKPEGGGEEHP, via the coding sequence ATGGACTATTCATTAAACAAACGCAAAATGGCAATCGGTGCCAAGAAAGGCTCAATGATGTATGTAGCCAGCCCTGTTTGCCAAAAGCAACGTGTAAGTTTCGACAAACTTTGTGAGATTATGGCGGAAGATTCTACCGTAGGACAAGCTGACATTGCAGCCGTTTTCTACAAATTCCGCACAGTGTTGAACCGTCTTTGCTCGCAGGGAAGCATCGTGGACGCAGGACCGCTCGGCTCCTTCCGCCCCACATTCACCTCGAAAGCCGTGGAGAAGGAAGAGGACTTCAAGCCGTCTACACACATCACGAAGACGCAGGTTCTGTTTACGCCAAGTCCCGATTTCCGGACACTGCACGGAGTAGAGTTCTTCAAAGTGCCTGCACAGCCGAAAACGAAGGGCAAGAAGAAGCCTGAAGGTGGTGGGGAAGAGCACCCATAA
- a CDS encoding outer membrane beta-barrel protein: MTKIFRLKSIVILFALILFQSMDAEAQCKFHVDLDYHYYFGLTEKVSINRHTDTRSDYKMGGNSLTLAARYDVHPKVSVGAGFGLSRYTQGYVNTLPIYVTLRYKPIEKMKDAYVFTDLGYGIDSEEDDFTPGVLFNLGVGYTKMFAKHFGVNFQLGYNLKQFKYTHSNIPNLEATRHSVIFGLGLTF; the protein is encoded by the coding sequence ATGACAAAAATATTTCGCTTGAAATCAATAGTTATTTTGTTTGCATTGATACTGTTTCAATCAATGGATGCTGAGGCGCAGTGCAAGTTTCACGTTGATTTAGACTACCATTATTATTTCGGATTGACTGAAAAAGTAAGTATAAATCGGCATACAGACACTCGGAGTGATTATAAAATGGGTGGAAACTCGCTGACCTTAGCAGCACGCTACGATGTACACCCTAAAGTTTCAGTGGGAGCAGGCTTTGGTCTTTCAAGATATACTCAAGGATATGTCAATACGCTTCCTATCTATGTAACGTTAAGGTATAAGCCCATCGAAAAGATGAAAGATGCTTATGTATTTACAGACTTGGGATATGGTATAGACAGCGAGGAAGATGATTTCACGCCGGGCGTATTGTTCAATCTTGGTGTAGGATATACAAAGATGTTTGCAAAGCATTTCGGTGTAAACTTTCAGTTGGGCTACAACCTGAAGCAGTTTAAATACACGCATTCGAATATACCCAACTTGGAAGCAACGCGTCATTCTGTGATATTTGGTCTTGGTCTTACGTTTTAA